Proteins found in one Micromonospora sp. WMMD1082 genomic segment:
- a CDS encoding precorrin-8X methylmutase, whose product MSYDYVRDGAEIYRRSFATIRAEADLSRFPVDVSRVVVRMIHACGMVDLVDDVEAHPEVVAAGHAALRAGAPVLCDAAMVAAGVTRARLPAGNEVLCTLRDPAVPELARRRGTTRSAAAMELWGERLDGAVVAIGNAPTSLFRLLEMIDSGLGRPAAVVGVPVGFIGAAESKRALAGHPAGIPYLVVHGRRGGSAVTAAAVNGIASEVE is encoded by the coding sequence ATGAGCTACGACTATGTCCGTGACGGTGCCGAGATCTACCGCCGTTCGTTCGCCACCATCCGCGCCGAGGCCGACCTGTCCCGGTTCCCCGTTGACGTGTCCCGGGTGGTGGTCCGGATGATCCACGCCTGTGGCATGGTCGACCTGGTCGACGACGTGGAGGCGCACCCCGAGGTGGTCGCCGCCGGTCATGCGGCGCTCAGGGCCGGTGCGCCGGTGCTGTGCGACGCGGCGATGGTCGCCGCCGGGGTGACCCGCGCCCGGCTGCCCGCCGGCAACGAGGTGCTCTGCACGCTGCGCGACCCGGCGGTGCCGGAGCTGGCCCGGCGGCGGGGTACCACCCGCAGCGCCGCGGCGATGGAGCTGTGGGGGGAGCGGCTCGACGGGGCGGTGGTGGCGATCGGCAATGCTCCCACGTCGCTGTTCCGACTGCTGGAGATGATCGATTCCGGTCTCGGGCGGCCGGCGGCCGTGGTCGGTGTGCCGGTCGGGTTCATCGGCGCGGCCGAGTCCAAGCGGGCCCTCGCCGGGCACCCGGCCGGCATCCCGTACCTGGTCGTTCACGGGCGTCGCGGCGGCAGCGCCGTCACCGCGGCGGCGGTGAACGGCATCGCGAGCGAGGTGGAGTGA
- a CDS encoding CbtB domain-containing protein, producing MADVSLPTPAAVPRPAAIPLREIAPWAVFGTVLAAVLLYFVGVEQGVLAVFSGEVLHEFVHDGRHLLGFPCH from the coding sequence ATGGCCGACGTGTCACTACCCACCCCCGCCGCCGTACCCCGACCGGCCGCCATTCCGTTGCGTGAGATCGCGCCGTGGGCCGTCTTCGGCACGGTGCTCGCGGCCGTGCTGCTCTACTTCGTCGGCGTGGAACAGGGCGTGCTCGCCGTGTTCTCCGGCGAAGTGCTGCACGAGTTCGTGCACGATGGCCGCCACCTGCTCGGTTTCCCGTGTCACTGA
- a CDS encoding precorrin-3B synthase, with protein MSAVSSPSGRPGDDRCPGLLRAHQAADGLLVRVRIPGGQLGVPQLRRLAEAARRYADGTLELTSRGNVQLRGIPDLRTVDRVATVLVESGLLPSASHERVRNIVASPLSGLDRRGHADVRPVVAAVDAALCAAADLADLSGRFLVALDDGRGDVTGLGADLCWTADTGALLVAGRDLGLRANAGEVADAVVTAARAFLRQRADRRDVWRIADLPQASPAIVAALRGPHTHPATASHVAPPEPAPPPHPGPPAAAPSHAAPPRVVPPQAAPPPVGPYPDGFVVAAARLGRLTAGQADAVAALACASVVVVTPWRTLVVSGPPEAAALRLAEAGLVVDPASPWVGVTACAGRPGCGSALADVRADATAALTVAAPPAANAPAAGALAADAPPAVGPSAEVPAADALPLHWAGCDRCCGRPAGPAVLAVATGAGYRVASPRGDHHGPLAERVAQARRPS; from the coding sequence GTGTCCGCTGTCTCCTCCCCGTCGGGTCGTCCGGGGGACGACCGGTGCCCGGGGCTGCTGCGGGCCCACCAGGCCGCCGACGGGCTGCTGGTGCGGGTCCGGATACCCGGCGGCCAACTGGGCGTGCCGCAGCTGCGCCGCCTGGCCGAGGCCGCCCGGCGCTACGCGGACGGCACCCTGGAGCTGACCTCACGGGGGAACGTGCAGCTGCGCGGCATCCCCGACCTCCGCACCGTCGACCGGGTCGCCACCGTCCTGGTGGAATCGGGGCTGCTGCCCAGCGCCAGCCACGAGCGGGTCCGCAACATCGTCGCCTCGCCCCTGAGCGGCCTGGACCGGCGCGGGCACGCTGACGTCCGTCCCGTCGTGGCGGCCGTCGACGCGGCGCTGTGTGCCGCCGCCGACCTCGCCGACCTCAGCGGCCGTTTCCTGGTCGCCCTCGACGACGGCCGGGGCGACGTCACCGGGCTCGGCGCCGATCTCTGCTGGACGGCCGACACCGGCGCGCTGCTGGTGGCCGGGCGGGATCTCGGGCTGCGGGCCAATGCTGGCGAGGTCGCCGACGCGGTGGTCACTGCGGCCCGGGCGTTCCTGCGCCAGCGTGCCGACCGGCGGGACGTCTGGCGCATCGCCGACCTGCCGCAGGCGTCTCCGGCGATCGTCGCCGCGCTGCGCGGCCCGCACACCCACCCGGCCACCGCCTCCCACGTCGCGCCGCCAGAGCCCGCGCCGCCGCCGCACCCTGGGCCGCCGGCCGCCGCGCCGTCGCACGCCGCGCCGCCCCGCGTCGTGCCGCCACAGGCCGCGCCGCCCCCCGTCGGCCCGTATCCGGATGGTTTCGTGGTCGCGGCGGCGCGGTTGGGCCGGCTCACCGCCGGGCAGGCCGACGCCGTGGCGGCGCTGGCGTGCGCGTCCGTGGTGGTGGTGACCCCGTGGCGCACGCTCGTGGTGAGCGGACCACCCGAGGCGGCGGCGCTCCGGCTGGCCGAGGCCGGCCTCGTCGTCGATCCGGCGTCGCCGTGGGTCGGGGTGACCGCCTGCGCGGGCCGGCCCGGCTGTGGCAGCGCCCTGGCCGACGTCCGCGCCGACGCCACCGCCGCCCTGACCGTCGCCGCACCGCCCGCCGCGAATGCGCCTGCCGCCGGGGCGCTCGCCGCCGACGCACCGCCCGCCGTCGGGCCGTCCGCCGAGGTGCCCGCTGCCGATGCGCTGCCGCTGCACTGGGCCGGGTGCGACCGCTGCTGCGGGCGACCTGCCGGTCCGGCCGTCCTCGCCGTGGCCACCGGCGCCGGTTACCGTGTCGCGAGCCCACGGGGGGACCACCACGGCCCGCTGGCCGAGCGGGTCGCACAGGCACGGAGACCATCATGA
- a CDS encoding ribonucleoside-diphosphate reductase subunit alpha translates to MQVRKRNGATEPVDVNKIVKAVERWVADLDEIDPLRVATKTISGLYDGATTAELDKLSIQTAAELIGEEPQYSKLAARLLAAYVDKEVRGQQVASFSQSIRYAHGLGLIGDGTAEFVARNARKLDDAIDPDGDLRFEYFGLRTVADRYLLRHPETRLVVETPQYWLLRVACGLSESPGEAIDFYRLMSSLAYLPSSPTLFNSGTRHTQMSSCFLVDSPRDELDSIYERYHQVAKLSKFSGGIGISWSRVRGRGALIRGTNGRSNGIVPFLKTLDAGVAAVNQGGRRKGAACVYLEPWHPDIEEFLELRDNTGEESRRTHNLNLANWIPDEFMRRVEADGDWSLIDPSEAPELPDLFGEAFDEAYRAAEKKAVRTVKARELYGRMMRTLAQTGNGWMTFKDASNRLSNQTGGPGNTIHLSNLCTEILEVNDDAETAVCNLGSVNLGAHVTADGVDWERLRATVRTAVVFLDRVIDINYYPAEQAAASNPRWRPVGLGLMGLQDAFFTLRLPFDSAQARELSTRVQEEVFLTALETSAGLAERFGPHPAYAETRAARGELHPDLWGADVTQVPRWAALRETIAAHGLRNSLLVAIAPTATIASIAGCYECIEPQVSNLFKRETMSGEFLQINTYLVRELKARGLWTAPIREQIKRAEGSVQAIAELPTDVRELFRTAWELPQRALIDLAAARAPYIDQSQSLNLFMSAPTIGKLSSMYLYAWKSGLKTTYYLRSRPATRIQQATVAVTPTATRAVTPLVTVTDDEALACSLENPESCEACQ, encoded by the coding sequence ATGCAGGTCCGCAAGCGGAACGGCGCCACCGAGCCGGTGGACGTCAACAAGATCGTCAAGGCGGTGGAGCGCTGGGTCGCCGACCTGGACGAGATCGATCCGCTGCGGGTGGCGACGAAGACGATCAGCGGCCTGTACGACGGCGCCACCACCGCCGAGCTGGACAAGCTGTCGATCCAGACGGCGGCGGAGCTGATCGGCGAGGAGCCGCAGTACTCGAAGCTGGCCGCCCGACTGCTGGCCGCGTACGTGGACAAGGAGGTGCGCGGGCAGCAGGTGGCGAGCTTCAGCCAGTCGATCCGGTACGCGCACGGCCTGGGGCTGATCGGCGACGGCACCGCGGAGTTCGTGGCCCGCAACGCGCGCAAGCTGGACGACGCCATCGACCCGGATGGTGACCTGCGGTTCGAGTACTTCGGCCTGCGTACGGTCGCGGACCGGTACCTGCTGCGGCATCCGGAGACCCGGCTGGTGGTGGAGACCCCGCAGTACTGGCTGCTGCGGGTCGCCTGCGGGCTCTCCGAGTCGCCGGGCGAGGCGATCGACTTCTACCGGCTGATGTCGAGCCTGGCCTACCTGCCGAGTTCACCGACGCTGTTCAACTCCGGTACCCGGCACACCCAGATGTCGTCGTGTTTCCTGGTCGACTCGCCGCGCGACGAACTGGACTCGATCTACGAGCGCTATCACCAGGTCGCGAAGCTGTCGAAGTTCTCCGGCGGCATCGGCATCTCCTGGTCGCGGGTGCGGGGTCGTGGCGCGTTGATCCGGGGGACCAACGGCCGGTCGAACGGCATCGTGCCGTTTCTCAAGACGCTCGACGCCGGGGTGGCGGCGGTCAACCAGGGCGGCCGTCGCAAGGGCGCGGCCTGCGTGTACCTGGAGCCGTGGCATCCGGACATCGAGGAGTTCCTGGAGCTGCGGGACAACACCGGCGAGGAGTCCCGGCGTACGCACAACCTGAACCTGGCCAACTGGATCCCGGACGAGTTCATGCGGCGGGTCGAGGCGGACGGCGACTGGTCGCTGATCGACCCCTCCGAGGCGCCGGAGCTGCCCGACCTGTTCGGCGAGGCGTTCGACGAGGCGTACCGGGCGGCGGAGAAGAAGGCGGTCCGGACCGTCAAGGCCCGCGAGCTGTACGGGCGGATGATGCGCACCCTCGCGCAGACCGGCAACGGGTGGATGACGTTCAAGGACGCCTCGAACCGGCTGTCCAACCAGACCGGCGGGCCGGGCAACACCATCCATCTGTCCAATCTGTGCACCGAGATCCTGGAGGTCAACGACGACGCCGAGACCGCGGTCTGCAACCTGGGGTCGGTCAACCTGGGCGCGCACGTCACCGCCGACGGGGTCGACTGGGAGCGGCTGCGCGCGACCGTCCGCACGGCGGTGGTCTTCCTCGACCGGGTGATCGACATCAACTACTACCCGGCCGAGCAGGCCGCCGCGTCGAACCCCCGCTGGCGCCCCGTCGGGCTCGGGCTGATGGGTCTGCAGGACGCGTTCTTCACGCTGCGGCTGCCGTTCGACTCCGCGCAGGCCCGGGAGCTGTCGACCCGGGTGCAGGAGGAGGTCTTCCTGACCGCGCTGGAGACGTCGGCCGGGCTCGCCGAGCGGTTCGGCCCGCATCCGGCGTACGCCGAGACCCGGGCGGCCCGGGGCGAGTTGCACCCCGACCTCTGGGGCGCCGACGTCACCCAGGTGCCGCGGTGGGCCGCGCTGCGCGAGACGATCGCCGCACACGGCCTGCGGAACTCGCTGCTGGTGGCGATCGCGCCGACCGCGACGATCGCCTCGATCGCCGGCTGCTACGAGTGCATCGAACCGCAGGTGTCCAACCTGTTCAAGCGGGAGACGATGTCCGGGGAGTTCCTCCAGATCAACACCTATCTGGTCCGCGAGCTGAAGGCGCGCGGGCTCTGGACGGCACCCATCCGCGAGCAGATCAAACGCGCCGAAGGGTCGGTACAGGCCATCGCCGAGCTGCCGACGGACGTGCGGGAGCTGTTCCGTACCGCGTGGGAGTTGCCGCAGCGGGCCCTGATCGACCTGGCGGCGGCCCGCGCGCCGTACATCGACCAGTCGCAGTCGCTGAACCTGTTCATGAGCGCGCCGACCATCGGCAAGCTCTCCTCGATGTACCTGTACGCCTGGAAGTCCGGGCTGAAGACCACCTACTACCTGCGTTCGCGCCCGGCGACGCGGATCCAGCAGGCCACCGTCGCCGTCACGCCGACCGCCACCCGGGCGGTCACACCGCTCGTCACGGTGACCGACGACGAGGCGCTGGCCTGCTCCCTGGAAAACCCCGAAAGCTGCGAGGCATGCCAATGA
- a CDS encoding histidine phosphatase family protein has product MKTRLVLVSHAPTAATRAVAFPRDEPLDAHGLADATALAQLLPRADEVRCGPARRCVQTAAALGLAPTVDDGLRDADLGRWAGRTLDDLVAERPAEVESWLTEARAAPHGGESLHDLLDRTGHWLRAVPGTVRTLVAVTHPMVIRALVVNAIGAGPASFWRIDIAPLTATVLRGDPGRWTLRTTAGRLDHAGRPGRRRAP; this is encoded by the coding sequence ATGAAGACCCGGCTGGTGCTGGTCAGCCACGCGCCCACGGCGGCCACCCGGGCGGTCGCCTTTCCCCGGGACGAGCCCCTCGACGCGCATGGGCTGGCCGACGCGACCGCCCTGGCCCAGCTGCTGCCCCGGGCCGACGAGGTCCGCTGCGGGCCGGCGCGGCGCTGCGTGCAGACCGCCGCCGCGCTCGGGCTCGCGCCGACCGTCGACGACGGGTTGCGCGACGCCGATCTCGGCCGCTGGGCCGGTCGTACGCTCGACGACCTGGTGGCCGAGCGGCCGGCCGAGGTCGAGTCGTGGCTGACCGAGGCGCGGGCGGCCCCGCACGGCGGCGAATCGCTGCACGACCTGCTCGACCGGACCGGCCACTGGCTGCGTGCCGTGCCCGGCACCGTACGCACGCTCGTCGCGGTCACCCATCCGATGGTGATCCGTGCCCTGGTGGTGAACGCGATCGGCGCCGGGCCGGCATCGTTCTGGCGGATCGACATCGCGCCGCTGACCGCGACCGTGCTCCGCGGCGACCCCGGGCGCTGGACGCTGCGGACGACGGCGGGCCGGCTGGACCACGCGGGGCGTCCAGGGCGACGACGCGCGCCGTGA
- a CDS encoding cobalt-precorrin-6A reductase has product MSAPTPRSGTAGRRRVLILGGTAEARALAARLADEPATTVISSLAGRVADPRLPVGEVRIGGFGGAPGLARWLSENRIDAVVDATHPYAARMRVAAVDAAATVGVPHLRLERPGWSARHGDRWHRVPDVDAAVRALPALGRRVLLTTGRQSLPAFLPLTGLWFLARVVDAPAGPVPAHVRLLRSRGPYTVDGELDLIRAHRIDVLVTKDSGGPLTEAKLAAARRLGLPVLMIDRPAAIASSTAVATVEQALGWLSARHAQPG; this is encoded by the coding sequence GTGTCGGCGCCGACCCCGCGTAGCGGTACGGCCGGCCGGCGACGGGTCCTCATCCTCGGTGGCACCGCCGAGGCACGGGCCCTCGCCGCCCGGCTCGCCGACGAGCCGGCGACCACGGTGATCTCCTCGCTGGCCGGCCGGGTCGCCGATCCCCGGCTGCCGGTGGGCGAGGTACGCATCGGCGGGTTCGGCGGTGCGCCGGGACTGGCGCGGTGGCTCAGCGAGAACCGCATCGACGCGGTGGTGGACGCGACCCACCCGTACGCCGCCCGGATGCGGGTCGCCGCGGTCGACGCCGCCGCCACCGTCGGCGTACCGCATCTGCGGCTGGAGCGACCGGGCTGGTCGGCGCGGCACGGCGACCGGTGGCACCGGGTGCCCGACGTGGACGCCGCGGTACGCGCGCTGCCCGCGCTCGGTCGACGGGTGCTGCTGACCACCGGCCGGCAGAGCCTGCCGGCATTCCTGCCACTGACCGGGCTGTGGTTCCTCGCCCGGGTCGTCGACGCGCCCGCCGGGCCGGTGCCCGCCCACGTCCGGCTGCTGCGCAGTCGCGGCCCGTATACCGTCGACGGCGAGCTGGACCTGATCCGCGCCCACCGGATCGACGTGCTGGTGACCAAGGACAGCGGTGGCCCGCTCACCGAGGCGAAACTCGCCGCGGCCCGCCGGCTCGGGCTGCCCGTGCTGATGATCGACCGCCCGGCCGCGATCGCCTCCTCGACGGCGGTGGCCACCGTGGAGCAGGCGCTGGGCTGGCTGTCCGCCCGGCACGCTCAGCCGGGGTAG
- a CDS encoding CbtA family protein gives MSTRSLLVRGMLVGLAAGLAAFVFAVLVGEGPVGQAIDFEATQAAAHGHGGDDEPELVSRTVQSTVGLATATLVYGVALGGLFALAFAVAYGRIGRFSPRATAALVALGGFVTIAFVPFLTYPANPPATGDPDTLGQRTGLYFLMIVIAVAGALLALHLGRWLRPRYGVWNATIAAVGAYVVLIAVVQFALPTISEVPDGFPALVLWEFRLASLGTQLVTWTVLGLLFGALVGPARRAPTVPAERARVGADPA, from the coding sequence ATGTCCACACGCTCGCTTCTCGTCCGGGGCATGCTCGTCGGCCTCGCCGCCGGTCTCGCCGCCTTCGTCTTCGCCGTCCTCGTCGGTGAGGGCCCGGTCGGGCAGGCCATCGACTTCGAGGCCACGCAGGCCGCCGCGCACGGTCACGGCGGCGACGACGAGCCCGAACTGGTCAGCCGCACGGTGCAGAGCACGGTCGGCCTGGCCACCGCCACGCTGGTGTACGGTGTCGCGCTCGGTGGCCTGTTCGCCCTCGCCTTCGCGGTCGCGTACGGCCGGATCGGCCGCTTCAGCCCCCGGGCGACCGCCGCGCTCGTCGCACTCGGCGGCTTCGTGACCATCGCGTTCGTCCCGTTCCTCACGTACCCGGCCAACCCGCCGGCCACCGGTGATCCGGACACCCTCGGCCAGCGGACCGGCCTGTACTTCCTCATGATCGTCATCGCGGTGGCCGGTGCTCTCCTCGCCCTCCACCTCGGACGGTGGCTGCGCCCTCGCTACGGTGTCTGGAACGCCACCATCGCCGCCGTGGGCGCCTACGTCGTGCTCATCGCCGTCGTCCAGTTCGCCCTACCGACGATCAGCGAGGTCCCCGACGGCTTCCCCGCGCTCGTGCTCTGGGAGTTCCGGCTCGCCTCGCTCGGCACCCAACTCGTCACCTGGACCGTGCTGGGGCTGCTCTTCGGCGCGCTCGTCGGGCCCGCCAGGAGGGCGCCCACCGTCCCGGCCGAGAGGGCGCGTGTCGGCGCCGACCCCGCGTAG
- a CDS encoding precorrin-2 C(20)-methyltransferase: protein MTLTQPGTLYGVGVGPGDPELLTVKAARLIAEVDVIAYYSARHGRSIARSIVAGLLREHHRHEPLVYPVTTEGTDDPAGYEGVIRQFYDDSAQRLAAHLAAGRDVVVLCAGDPMFYGSYMYLHERLAHRFPAEVVPGVTSVSAASAVLGRPLVERDEVLTVLPGTLPAEELARRLADTDAAAVLKLGRTFDNVRAAVADAGRLPETWYVERATSAKGRQAPMAEVSADEVPYFSLALLPSPTSAVARDASPAPVAGRVGEVAVVGLGPAGPRWLTPEAARALREAEHLVGYGPYVDRVPVRPGQQRHTSGNQVETDRAAHALELALTGARVAVVSSGDPGVFAMASAVYEVATAEARFSDVPVRVLPGLTAAQAAASRIGAPLGHDFAVLSLSDRLKPWPVVEARLAAAAAADLVLALYNPASASRRWQVGAARDVLARHRDPKTPVVVARDVGRPGETITVTTLTDLDPDTVDMRCLLIVGSSTTQVSTRGDGSVAVWTPRSYPG from the coding sequence GTGACGTTGACGCAACCGGGCACCCTCTACGGCGTCGGTGTCGGCCCCGGCGACCCGGAACTGCTCACGGTCAAGGCCGCCCGGCTGATCGCCGAGGTCGACGTGATCGCCTACTACTCGGCCCGGCACGGCCGCAGCATCGCCCGGTCCATCGTCGCCGGGCTGCTGCGCGAACACCACCGCCACGAGCCGTTGGTGTACCCGGTCACCACCGAGGGCACCGATGATCCGGCCGGCTACGAGGGGGTCATCCGCCAGTTCTACGACGACAGCGCGCAGCGGCTGGCCGCCCACCTCGCCGCCGGGCGGGACGTCGTGGTGCTCTGCGCCGGCGACCCGATGTTCTACGGCTCCTACATGTACCTGCACGAACGCCTCGCGCACCGGTTCCCGGCCGAGGTCGTGCCCGGCGTCACCTCGGTCAGCGCCGCCTCCGCCGTGCTCGGCCGGCCGCTGGTCGAACGCGACGAGGTGCTGACCGTCCTGCCCGGCACGCTGCCCGCCGAGGAACTGGCCCGCCGGCTCGCCGACACCGACGCCGCCGCCGTGCTCAAGCTGGGCCGGACCTTCGACAACGTCCGGGCCGCCGTCGCCGACGCCGGCCGGCTGCCCGAGACGTGGTACGTGGAGCGGGCCACCTCCGCGAAGGGCCGGCAGGCACCCATGGCCGAGGTGTCGGCGGACGAGGTGCCGTACTTCTCCCTGGCCCTGCTGCCCAGCCCGACCAGCGCGGTCGCCCGGGACGCGTCGCCGGCCCCGGTTGCCGGGCGGGTTGGGGAGGTCGCGGTCGTCGGCCTCGGCCCGGCCGGGCCCCGGTGGCTCACCCCGGAGGCGGCGCGGGCGCTGCGCGAGGCCGAGCACCTGGTCGGCTACGGGCCCTACGTCGACCGGGTGCCGGTGCGTCCCGGCCAGCAGCGGCACACCTCCGGCAACCAGGTGGAGACGGACCGGGCCGCCCATGCCCTGGAGTTGGCGCTCACCGGAGCCCGGGTGGCGGTCGTCTCCTCCGGCGATCCCGGGGTCTTCGCGATGGCCAGCGCGGTCTACGAGGTGGCCACCGCCGAGGCCCGCTTCTCGGACGTACCGGTGCGGGTGCTGCCCGGCCTCACCGCGGCGCAGGCCGCGGCGAGCCGGATCGGCGCGCCGCTCGGGCACGACTTCGCGGTGCTGTCCCTCTCCGATCGGCTCAAGCCCTGGCCGGTGGTCGAGGCCCGCCTCGCGGCCGCCGCTGCGGCCGACCTGGTCCTCGCCCTCTACAACCCGGCCTCGGCCAGCCGCCGCTGGCAGGTCGGCGCGGCCCGCGACGTGCTGGCGCGTCACCGTGACCCGAAGACGCCCGTGGTGGTCGCCCGCGACGTCGGTCGGCCGGGCGAGACGATCACCGTCACCACCCTGACCGACCTCGACCCCGACACGGTGGACATGCGCTGCCTGCTGATCGTCGGCTCGTCGACGACCCAGGTCAGCACCAGGGGCGACGGATCCGTGGCGGTGTGGACGCCGCGCAGCTACCCCGGCTGA
- a CDS encoding ribonucleotide-diphosphate reductase subunit beta yields MTTVSEPSTSTSSAGSRHLLLDPGMDLTLRPMRYPHFFDRFRDAIKNTWTVEEVDLHSDLADLAKLSPAERHLVSRLVAFFATGDTIVANNLVLNLYQHVNSPEGRLYLSRQLFEEAVHVQFYLNLLDTYVPDEQERYEAFAAVENIPSIRRKAEFCFRWIDSIFELRELRTRDDRRAFLLNLICFAACIEGLFFYGAFAYVYFLRSRGVLHGLASGTNWVFRDESMHMAFAFDVVDTVRREEPDLFDDDLAGQVREMLAEAVECEVQFAEDLLEQGVSGLSLTDMREYLQHVADRRLAQLDIAPLYGSKNPFAFMELQDVQELSNFFERRVSAYQVGVTGTVAFDDDF; encoded by the coding sequence ATGACCACCGTTTCCGAACCCAGCACCAGCACCAGCAGCGCCGGCTCGCGGCACCTGCTGCTCGACCCGGGCATGGACCTGACCCTGCGGCCGATGCGCTACCCGCACTTCTTCGACCGGTTCCGGGACGCGATCAAGAACACCTGGACCGTCGAGGAGGTCGACCTGCACTCCGACCTCGCCGACCTGGCCAAGCTGTCCCCGGCGGAGCGGCACCTGGTCAGCCGGCTGGTGGCGTTCTTCGCCACCGGCGACACCATCGTCGCCAACAACCTGGTGCTCAACCTCTACCAGCACGTCAACAGCCCCGAGGGTCGGCTCTACCTGTCCCGCCAGCTGTTCGAGGAGGCGGTGCACGTCCAGTTCTACCTCAACCTGCTGGACACCTACGTGCCCGACGAGCAGGAGCGGTACGAGGCGTTCGCCGCGGTGGAGAACATCCCGTCGATCCGCCGCAAGGCCGAGTTCTGCTTCCGCTGGATCGACTCGATCTTCGAGCTGCGGGAGCTGAGGACGCGGGACGACCGGCGGGCGTTCCTGCTGAACCTGATCTGCTTCGCGGCCTGCATTGAGGGCTTGTTCTTCTACGGCGCGTTCGCCTACGTCTACTTCCTGCGGTCCCGGGGGGTGCTGCACGGTCTCGCCTCCGGCACCAACTGGGTGTTCCGCGACGAGTCGATGCACATGGCCTTCGCCTTCGACGTGGTCGACACCGTGCGCCGGGAGGAGCCGGACCTGTTCGACGACGACCTCGCCGGCCAGGTACGCGAGATGCTCGCCGAGGCGGTCGAGTGCGAGGTGCAGTTCGCCGAGGACCTGCTCGAACAGGGCGTGTCCGGGCTCTCCCTGACCGACATGCGCGAGTACCTCCAGCACGTGGCCGACCGCCGGCTCGCGCAGCTCGACATCGCACCGCTGTACGGGTCGAAGAACCCGTTCGCCTTCATGGAGTTGCAGGACGTGCAGGAGCTGTCCAACTTCTTCGAGCGGCGGGTGTCGGCGTACCAGGTCGGGGTGACCGGCACGGTCGCCTTCGACGACGACTTCTGA